In the bacterium genome, one interval contains:
- a CDS encoding ubiquinone/menaquinone biosynthesis methyltransferase, producing MADRSAEGTEADRLSRETGARRKAGVGAMFDRIAARYDLLNHLLSGGTDLLWRRHAVRALEVKAGGLYLDLAAGTGDYAFTILARQPDCRVLALDLAPRMLERMGEKARRRGLTERVCLLRGDGERLPLADASLDGLAIGYGIRNFPDKRQALLECGRVLKAGGRLAILELAGIPHPLLRRLFGLYFRLLLPVIGRLVSGDAMAYSYLPASVEQFPPREQFLAWMREAGLADAHCRELSLGVSTLFIGTRLTGPTTLVEGNIAAPDETTARQKF from the coding sequence ATGGCCGACCGATCCGCCGAGGGCACGGAGGCCGACCGCCTGTCCCGTGAGACCGGCGCCCGCCGCAAAGCCGGCGTGGGCGCCATGTTCGACCGCATCGCGGCGCGCTACGACCTGCTCAACCATCTGCTAAGCGGCGGCACCGATCTGCTCTGGCGGCGTCACGCCGTGCGCGCCCTGGAGGTGAAGGCCGGCGGTCTTTATCTGGACCTGGCCGCGGGAACAGGCGATTATGCCTTCACCATCCTGGCCCGCCAGCCTGACTGCCGCGTGCTGGCCCTGGATTTGGCGCCGCGCATGCTGGAGCGCATGGGGGAGAAGGCGCGGCGCCGTGGTCTGACGGAGCGGGTATGCCTGCTGCGGGGCGACGGAGAACGCCTGCCCCTGGCCGACGCCAGTCTGGACGGGTTGGCCATCGGCTACGGCATCCGCAACTTCCCGGACAAGCGCCAGGCTCTGCTCGAGTGCGGACGAGTCCTCAAAGCGGGCGGCCGCCTGGCCATCCTCGAACTGGCCGGCATACCCCATCCCCTGCTACGGCGCCTCTTCGGCCTCTACTTCCGGCTGCTGCTGCCCGTCATTGGCCGCCTCGTCTCCGGGGATGCCATGGCCTACTCCTACCTGCCGGCCTCGGTGGAGCAATTCCCTCCACGGGAGCAGTTCCTGGCCTGGATGCGCGAAGCAGGGCTGGCCGACGCCCATTGCCGTGAACTGAGTCTTGGCGTCTCCACCCTCTTCATCGGGACGCGTCTGACCGGACCGACCACGCTGGTCGAGGGGAACATCGCCGCACCTGATGAAACCACAGCCAGGCAGAAATTCTGA